In Alphaproteobacteria bacterium, the DNA window ACGGTGATGACCACCAGCAGTAGATTGTGGAATGCGTTGATCTCCACCATCACCGGAGATGCAGCCGCCTGCAGGCCCATTTGCCATGGCACCGGCTGACCGGTGATCGTCTCGGCCGCCGCTGTACCAGCAAGCCCAAACGACGCGTGTGCTGCCAGCACACGCAAGAACATCTTGCTCGGAATCATATGAATTTCGTCCTTTATCGAACTTAAGACACAGCCAGCGGCCACAACCTAAAGAGGAAACAACCGAACTTTCCCCCATGATTTTTATAATATAATGCCGCGCGTTGACGGAAATCAAGTTGTGGCATACTTCGCAATCACTTTTTGTCTAGGAACGCCTCAAGGCTCGTCTGAACCCCTGCGTAAACGCCGTACCAACCGCCAAATCAGCAGTACTACCAGCGGCACGGACAGGCCCTGGGCCGTGGCCACGCTGAGTGGCATGGCACTTTCGGGCAGGGCTTTGAAGAGTACGCCGAGCAGGCCGACCACGTAATAGCTGATCGCCGCCACCGAGAGCCCCTCCACGGTCTGTTGCAGGCGCAATTGTAGGCGCCCACGCCGGTTCATCGCCGCCAGGACGCCGCGATTCTGCTCCGAGACCTCCAGCTCGATGCGCGTGCGCAACAAGTTTGATGCACGCGCCAAATGCCGCGAGGCTTTCTCCAGGCGTTCCTGCACGGATTCGCAGGTGCGCACTGCTGGTGTCAGGCGGCGGCGCAGAAACGACCCGACGGGCTGTATCCCCAGCTCGGCGCCGTCACCGTCGCCCTCGCGCAGCTCGTCGATGCGACGCTCAACCAGATCGTAATAGGCGCGGGTAGCGCTGAAGCGATAATTGGTGCCGTTGGCCAGACGCTCGATTTCGGCACCCAGAGCCAAGGCCTGATCGAGCATGGCACGCTGGCCCTGAGCGCCACCGGGCTCGTGCAGACGCTCCGTGAGCTCGGCCAAGCGCCGGTCGATAGCGCTGACCTCGGGCGCCGTCGAGCGAGCCAAGGGGAACCCGAGCAAGGCCAGCATGCGATAGGTTTCGATCTCGATCAGCCGCTGCACCAGAAGGCCGCATCGGCCGCCGCTAAGCGCCTGGTCGTGTACCAGGATGCGACTAGCCCCGTCATGCAGGCAGAAGTTAGTCCACACCTGGGCCGCGCCGTCGCCAACCCTGCCGCCCACCGCCTGTCCAAAGAGCGCCTCGATCTGATCGGGCATTGGCGACGGGACCTGGCGCGGCAACACCACCAGTGAGAGATTGGCCAGGGCCTCGCCGGGCAGGCCCGACAGCCATTCACCCGGCACGTAGCCGAGCGGCAGATCGGCAAAAGGCTGGTCGTAGGTCGCTGCGGCAATCGCCCCTTCGCGCACGAATGTCCAGGCGGCAAACTCCGTATGGCGCTCCCAGCGCAGCTTGAAGGCGCCGAGGTCGACCACGAACTGTTGCGCCCGATGGGCCGGCAGCGGCACGTCGAGGCTGTCGCAAAGAAATGCCAGATGAGCGCGCTCGTCAGCCGCCGCCGCCTCGCCCGAAACCATCACCAGATGGCTGACCTTGGCGGGAACCAAAAGTGGCAGGGGCGGACGCGCATGCACCTCACGGGCAAGCCGTATCCGCTCGGGATGCTCAGTCACGCCATCTTGATCTATCGGCACGGGCTCAATCACTGTTGCAGCTCTCGCAATCACTCATTTTGAGCGTTACATATAGAGCATGACCCGCTGCGGCGGCGCCTTCAAATTCGCGATCGGAACGGAAGCATGACCGATATTGCCAAGCTTGATTCCCTCTTCTTCGAGCGCACCGGCATGGATTCGAGACGCGTCGAGACCCTGGTCGGTGACGCGCTTTCAGGCGCAGACGACGGCGAGCTTTACCTGGAATACCGGCAAAGCGAGAGCTTCGCTTATGACGACAGCCGGCTCAAATCGGCGAGTTTCGACACCACGCAAGGCTTCGGCCTGCGGGCAGTCTCGGGCGAAGCCACGGGCTACGGCCACGCCTCCGAGCTGAGCGAGGCCGCCATCACGCGCGCCGGCAAAACCGTCAAGAGCGTGCGCCACGGCATGGGCACCGTCGATGTGCGCCCACGGCCGACCAACCAGGAGCTCTATGAGCCCGACAATCCACTGCAAGGCGTTGATTTCACGGCAAAGGTGAAGCTGCTGCAGGACATCGATTCCTACGCCCGTAACAA includes these proteins:
- a CDS encoding DUF3422 domain-containing protein → MIEPVPIDQDGVTEHPERIRLAREVHARPPLPLLVPAKVSHLVMVSGEAAAADERAHLAFLCDSLDVPLPAHRAQQFVVDLGAFKLRWERHTEFAAWTFVREGAIAAATYDQPFADLPLGYVPGEWLSGLPGEALANLSLVVLPRQVPSPMPDQIEALFGQAVGGRVGDGAAQVWTNFCLHDGASRILVHDQALSGGRCGLLVQRLIEIETYRMLALLGFPLARSTAPEVSAIDRRLAELTERLHEPGGAQGQRAMLDQALALGAEIERLANGTNYRFSATRAYYDLVERRIDELREGDGDGAELGIQPVGSFLRRRLTPAVRTCESVQERLEKASRHLARASNLLRTRIELEVSEQNRGVLAAMNRRGRLQLRLQQTVEGLSVAAISYYVVGLLGVLFKALPESAMPLSVATAQGLSVPLVVLLIWRLVRRLRRGSDEP